The following coding sequences are from one Methanocorpusculum vombati window:
- a CDS encoding ADP-ribosylglycohydrolase family protein, whose product MLNKYKGCLLGAVLGDALGMPGETTVSRFIGVTLGFKRAYKGHPNHDLLPGQYTDDSQLILIASRLLAEASWDPETYAKELLRTYNLNKFRYPDGTTYAACKRMKTTDDLIGSGVYSDSAGCVALAIPFALAYKDRKEMAPKLLEACSITHTHPGVYAATLGFALLLNTLIETGSIAAAYQALLTAAQNMDQDLTARLNNAIRIEGTGMPIDDALAAIGNSSSVYHTLPLAIFLCKRYNIPDELLAYASACGGNADTLTLLCGAFTGARYGITALPQELIAQLERKGEFETLAEKLLNPQKPEQPSSEKPAETKPQEEPESIYDSGWEPE is encoded by the coding sequence ATGCTGAACAAATACAAGGGATGCCTCCTCGGCGCAGTACTCGGCGACGCCCTTGGCATGCCCGGCGAAACCACCGTAAGCCGGTTCATCGGAGTCACCCTCGGATTCAAACGTGCATACAAAGGCCACCCCAATCACGACCTGCTCCCGGGCCAGTACACCGACGACTCCCAACTCATACTCATTGCCTCCCGTCTCCTTGCCGAAGCAAGCTGGGACCCGGAAACCTACGCAAAAGAACTCCTCCGCACCTACAACCTCAACAAATTCCGCTACCCCGACGGAACCACCTACGCCGCATGCAAACGCATGAAAACAACCGATGACCTCATCGGATCCGGCGTATACTCCGACAGCGCCGGATGTGTTGCTCTCGCCATCCCCTTTGCTCTCGCCTACAAAGACCGCAAAGAAATGGCACCCAAACTCCTCGAAGCCTGCAGCATCACCCACACCCACCCCGGCGTATACGCCGCAACACTCGGCTTTGCTCTTCTGCTCAATACACTCATCGAAACCGGAAGCATTGCCGCCGCATATCAGGCCCTCCTCACCGCCGCTCAGAACATGGATCAGGATCTGACCGCCCGGCTCAACAACGCCATCCGCATCGAAGGAACCGGCATGCCGATCGACGACGCCCTTGCAGCAATCGGCAACTCCTCCTCTGTCTACCATACCCTCCCCCTCGCAATATTCCTCTGCAAACGCTACAACATCCCCGACGAACTCCTCGCCTACGCATCCGCCTGCGGCGGCAACGCCGACACCCTCACCCTCCTCTGCGGAGCATTCACCGGTGCCCGCTACGGCATCACCGCACTCCCACAGGAGCTCATTGCTCAGCTGGAACGGAAAGGTGAATTTGAAACCCTCGCAGAAAAACTCCTCAATCCTCAAAAACCTGAACAACCTTCCTCCGAAAAACCCGCTGAAACCAAACCGCAGGAAGAACCCGAAAGCATCTACGACTCCGGCTGGGAACCCGAATAA
- the argJ gene encoding bifunctional ornithine acetyltransferase/N-acetylglutamate synthase: MQSICAVEGVTAWGVKEGKYGLALIKASGTGAAVFTSNKVRAPVVNLMAERTRRGKLAGVIVNSGCANAYTGKRGYEDAKMMAAIGAEALGISEKETGVASTGVIGRYLDLDLIRRQSTDVAGKLAHSADAEMAAAAAIMTTDTVQKHALVQREGFTVAGICKGSGMIAPNMGTMLSFVYTDAEISAEHLHDALKTAVQRSLNRVVVDGDESTNDSLFCTATGAAGHVPKKEFASALEECCISLAKQIAADGEGATKMLEVRVKGARREKDAERIARAVITSPLVKSAVYGEDPNWGRVVCAAGYSGVEFAIDELSLSIGEGESETPLVQKGEITADLVKAKAAMTGKHVVFTITLESGRKEAVAWGCDLTEKYVEINGKYTT, encoded by the coding sequence ATGCAAAGTATCTGTGCTGTTGAAGGCGTCACCGCATGGGGCGTAAAAGAAGGAAAATACGGCCTTGCACTTATCAAAGCATCCGGAACGGGAGCCGCTGTTTTTACCAGCAACAAGGTTCGTGCGCCGGTTGTTAACCTCATGGCGGAACGTACCCGGCGCGGGAAGCTTGCAGGTGTTATTGTGAACAGCGGATGCGCCAACGCATACACCGGCAAACGCGGATATGAGGATGCAAAAATGATGGCGGCCATCGGTGCGGAGGCTCTGGGAATCTCCGAGAAGGAGACAGGGGTTGCGAGTACCGGTGTTATCGGCAGATATCTTGATCTGGATCTCATCCGCCGCCAGAGTACAGATGTTGCGGGAAAGCTTGCCCACTCTGCCGATGCGGAGATGGCGGCGGCTGCCGCCATCATGACGACCGATACGGTGCAGAAGCATGCTCTGGTGCAGCGTGAAGGATTTACGGTTGCGGGAATCTGCAAAGGGTCCGGTATGATTGCACCGAACATGGGTACGATGCTTTCCTTTGTATACACCGATGCGGAGATCTCAGCTGAACATCTCCACGATGCCCTGAAGACCGCGGTGCAGCGGAGTCTGAACCGGGTGGTTGTGGACGGCGATGAGAGCACGAACGATTCCCTCTTCTGTACGGCAACCGGTGCAGCCGGTCACGTGCCGAAGAAGGAGTTTGCATCTGCCCTTGAAGAGTGCTGCATTTCGCTTGCGAAACAGATCGCAGCCGATGGGGAAGGTGCGACGAAGATGCTTGAGGTCCGGGTGAAGGGTGCACGCCGCGAGAAGGATGCGGAGAGAATTGCCCGGGCGGTGATCACGTCACCGCTGGTGAAGAGTGCGGTGTACGGTGAGGATCCGAACTGGGGCAGAGTTGTCTGTGCCGCAGGATATTCCGGTGTTGAGTTCGCGATTGATGAGTTGTCGCTTTCGATCGGTGAGGGAGAGAGTGAGACGCCGCTTGTGCAGAAGGGCGAGATCACGGCGGATCTTGTGAAGGCAAAGGCAGCGATGACGGGTAAGCATGTGGTGTTTACGATTACGCTTGAGTCCGGCAGGAAGGAGGCAGTTGCATGGGGCTGCGATCTGACGGAAAAGTATGTGGAAATTAACGGGAAGTATACAACATGA
- the argC gene encoding N-acetyl-gamma-glutamyl-phosphate reductase, with protein sequence MDIAIVGASGYAGGDLIRLLLTHAQANIVCATSRKLAGTPVTKDHIHLKNLIDLDYTNPDVNDIDADFAFLAVPHTAAMQYALQLRERGIKTVDLSADYRLPQDIYEKTYGVKHTAYFKAPYGIPELHRDEVRGADFVANPGCFPTGATLAAAPVADLAATIIYDSKSGVSGAGDSVSETTHYPNVDENIAPYKITTHRHLPEMKQEAAFLGSSAKIYFTPHLLPAIRGIITTAHILFNEPVTLEEVKKRYESFYKDEAFVRLQTAKLGGVRGSNFCDINFELEADGTRLVAVSAIDNLVKGAAGQAVQNMNIMCGYAETEGLRMPGMFP encoded by the coding sequence ATGGACATCGCGATCGTCGGCGCATCCGGCTATGCCGGAGGAGACCTCATCAGACTGCTTCTCACCCACGCACAAGCAAACATCGTCTGTGCCACCTCCCGCAAACTTGCCGGAACACCCGTAACCAAAGACCACATACACTTAAAAAATCTCATCGACCTCGATTACACCAACCCGGACGTCAACGACATCGATGCAGACTTCGCCTTCCTTGCCGTCCCGCATACCGCCGCAATGCAGTATGCATTGCAGCTTCGCGAACGCGGCATCAAAACCGTTGATCTGTCCGCCGACTACCGGCTTCCGCAGGACATCTACGAAAAAACCTACGGTGTCAAACATACCGCATACTTCAAAGCCCCGTACGGTATCCCCGAACTGCACCGTGACGAAGTCCGCGGTGCGGACTTCGTCGCAAACCCCGGCTGTTTCCCGACCGGTGCAACACTGGCCGCAGCACCCGTTGCTGATCTTGCTGCCACAATCATCTACGACTCAAAGAGCGGTGTTTCTGGTGCAGGTGACTCCGTCTCCGAGACAACCCATTACCCCAACGTCGATGAAAACATCGCTCCGTACAAAATCACCACGCATCGCCATCTGCCGGAGATGAAACAGGAAGCAGCATTCCTCGGTTCTTCCGCGAAGATTTACTTCACCCCCCACCTGCTTCCGGCAATCCGGGGAATCATCACTACAGCCCACATCCTCTTCAACGAACCGGTAACCCTAGAGGAGGTGAAGAAGCGGTATGAATCCTTCTATAAAGACGAAGCCTTCGTCCGTCTCCAGACCGCAAAACTCGGCGGGGTTCGCGGTTCAAACTTCTGTGACATCAACTTCGAACTCGAAGCTGACGGTACCCGGCTCGTTGCCGTCTCTGCAATCGACAACCTCGTCAAAGGTGCTGCAGGTCAGGCAGTTCAGAACATGAACATCATGTGCGGATACGCGGAAACCGAGGGTCTGCGGATGCCCGGAATGTTTCCGTAA
- the argB gene encoding acetylglutamate kinase, giving the protein MNRQSVLMEALPYIRKFHGRTIVIKLGGHAMVDPRIMNTVIEDAVLLHYVGMRVVLVHGGGPEITQKMQALGKEPKFIGGLRVTDAETLEIAQMVLAGKISSAIVSLIAKNGAHGVGVSGNDGGLVIAEKMPLKKVMVGGHEEEVDLGFVGEIREINSKLLETLLDAGYIPVVSPLAIDRKGNDLNINADTMAGEIAVALKAFKLISLTDVDGVMDKERTQVFHRLTLKNVDALMADGTISGGMIPKLEASVNAVRHGVEGAHVVNGNAEHNLLLELFTDDGVGTMITASMISF; this is encoded by the coding sequence ATGAATCGACAGAGTGTGTTAATGGAGGCGCTTCCGTACATCCGGAAGTTCCACGGACGGACAATTGTGATTAAGCTCGGCGGCCATGCGATGGTTGATCCGAGGATTATGAATACGGTTATTGAGGATGCGGTGCTTCTTCATTATGTGGGGATGCGTGTTGTGCTGGTGCACGGCGGCGGCCCTGAGATTACGCAGAAGATGCAGGCTCTGGGGAAGGAGCCGAAGTTTATCGGCGGTCTGCGGGTGACGGATGCGGAGACGCTGGAGATTGCCCAGATGGTTCTTGCCGGGAAGATCAGTAGTGCGATTGTGAGCCTGATTGCGAAGAACGGTGCTCATGGTGTGGGTGTTTCCGGTAATGATGGTGGTCTGGTGATCGCGGAGAAGATGCCGCTGAAGAAGGTGATGGTGGGCGGTCATGAGGAGGAGGTTGATCTTGGGTTTGTTGGAGAGATTCGCGAGATCAATTCGAAGCTTCTGGAGACGCTTCTGGATGCGGGGTATATTCCGGTGGTGTCACCGCTGGCAATTGATCGGAAAGGGAATGATCTGAATATCAATGCAGATACGATGGCGGGAGAGATTGCGGTGGCGCTGAAGGCGTTTAAACTGATTTCGCTGACGGATGTGGATGGTGTGATGGATAAGGAGCGGACGCAGGTGTTCCACCGGTTGACGCTGAAGAATGTGGATGCTCTGATGGCGGATGGGACGATCTCCGGCGGGATGATTCCGAAACTTGAGGCGAGTGTGAATGCGGTCCGTCACGGGGTGGAGGGTGCGCATGTGGTGAACGGGAATGCGGAGCATAATCTGCTTCTGGAGCTGTTTACGGATGATGGGGTCGGGACGATGATCACGGCGTCGATGATCAGTTTCTAA
- a CDS encoding MEMAR_RS02690 family S-layer glycoprotein, whose protein sequence is MAVLVVLLAAALFIGAASAAAIGDADFKNVTANATTLTAATGIQTSDILIYNTSVSVDLNNNKDMWINWGDDSTLTAANLNAAQGTGSYNLTVSHTYNAPGSYVVTLYNASTITATTESKRIATITVVDAKKIAAGEDAFVYEYIYVASATKLTKYSEGTNPTALNQIAGKNGVFYLTESVVNSQYGAYYYNGIPSSSNTDFIYIWYPELSIQAELTDPANVWGSTAGDSIEGKTINKNTNVTFLLNTPMVGPANVNNRFGSLSAKIVFTTPVGGKTTVFGTYDNGQPANYNNIALTATQNIVGSAIPGNDAAAGTYTAQAEFTNYKPFSDNAKKSNTISFTVQSTSLSLTAGKDSVVRSNPFTTTIQGDANTLYFIYVEGTDENQPYLLPGQSGFKPAYTVIPVTSSGAPISPAVNNNPVDVSGTPYYSYGYFETDASGKRTVQFNTQDNTDDKTYTIRIITIAGSYPSFTKGDDYDTVKVKVEKGSVTISASGDGSYYLGDEIKLTGTNTDSSYVFLFIDGPNLGYSDGVVLKNLPDQFPAYNATNPIDVKTDNTWEYKWDTSNIALDTGAYTIYATSKLTNGKASSAMKLTADLNSKYNVYGTVLDVKYPNDYYAVKLSDAEYATVSVSLKQPFLSANPSGTVVAKGDKIYIRGNAEGNPNSLYLYMFGPNYYEKYSVSVETDGSYEKKIEIPSSLASNQYFVVVQHPMYNGQFDAYEENGVFKIRNTTTGGSQQGSFVVTGANKLQGSQAADALTKMIDSSNIDDIYTKLTFNVEEAWIRINAVGDQATGTKFTISGTTNLAVDDQVLVEVKSSSFDVTDKSSTSMTSGVSQAVKVVKGDGTDNVWSVEIDSTNWKLDEYTVIASGIEADVSTTQNFNLVEKVVTPTPTATATGATPTTTTAPATTTPTQTPGFGAFVALAGLGAVALLVLRRN, encoded by the coding sequence ATGGCAGTTCTCGTTGTTCTGCTTGCAGCAGCGCTCTTTATCGGAGCAGCATCTGCAGCAGCTATTGGTGATGCGGACTTTAAAAATGTCACTGCAAATGCCACGACACTCACTGCCGCAACTGGAATCCAGACCTCGGATATCCTGATCTATAATACATCTGTATCCGTTGATTTAAATAACAACAAGGATATGTGGATCAACTGGGGTGACGATAGCACCCTTACTGCAGCAAACCTTAATGCTGCGCAGGGAACAGGCAGTTACAACCTGACTGTAAGCCACACCTACAATGCTCCAGGTAGCTATGTAGTTACTCTGTACAATGCATCCACTATTACTGCAACCACTGAGTCCAAGAGAATTGCAACCATCACTGTAGTTGACGCCAAGAAAATCGCTGCTGGTGAAGATGCATTCGTCTACGAATACATCTACGTCGCAAGTGCAACCAAACTGACAAAATACTCTGAAGGTACAAACCCAACCGCACTCAACCAGATTGCTGGAAAGAATGGAGTATTCTACCTGACTGAATCTGTTGTGAACAGTCAGTATGGTGCATACTACTACAATGGTATCCCATCGTCCAGTAACACTGATTTCATCTACATCTGGTACCCAGAACTGAGCATCCAGGCAGAACTCACCGATCCGGCAAATGTTTGGGGATCAACTGCTGGTGACTCCATTGAAGGTAAGACCATCAACAAGAACACCAACGTTACGTTCCTGCTCAACACACCAATGGTCGGCCCGGCAAATGTTAATAACAGATTTGGTAGCCTGTCCGCAAAGATTGTCTTCACCACTCCTGTTGGAGGTAAGACCACGGTCTTTGGTACCTATGACAACGGTCAGCCGGCAAACTACAACAACATCGCACTGACTGCAACTCAGAACATTGTTGGTTCCGCAATTCCGGGCAATGATGCAGCTGCAGGTACCTACACCGCACAGGCTGAGTTTACCAACTACAAGCCGTTCTCGGACAACGCAAAGAAATCCAACACGATCTCGTTCACCGTTCAGAGTACCTCTCTGTCCCTGACAGCAGGTAAGGATTCTGTCGTCCGCAGCAACCCGTTCACTACAACGATTCAGGGTGACGCAAACACTCTGTACTTCATCTATGTTGAAGGAACGGATGAAAACCAGCCTTACCTTCTTCCAGGTCAGTCTGGGTTTAAACCAGCATATACCGTTATCCCAGTGACCAGCTCCGGTGCTCCGATCTCTCCGGCTGTCAACAACAACCCGGTCGATGTCAGTGGCACTCCCTACTACTCGTACGGTTACTTTGAAACCGATGCATCCGGTAAGAGAACTGTTCAGTTCAATACCCAGGATAACACCGATGATAAGACCTACACCATCAGAATAATTACCATTGCAGGATCCTACCCATCCTTTACAAAAGGCGATGACTACGACACAGTCAAAGTCAAAGTCGAGAAGGGCTCAGTTACCATCTCCGCATCCGGTGACGGTTCCTACTACCTCGGTGACGAGATCAAACTGACCGGTACCAACACCGACAGTTCTTACGTCTTCCTGTTCATCGACGGCCCGAACCTTGGCTACTCAGATGGTGTCGTCCTTAAGAACCTCCCCGACCAGTTCCCGGCCTACAACGCAACCAATCCGATTGACGTCAAGACCGACAACACTTGGGAGTACAAGTGGGACACCTCGAACATTGCACTCGACACTGGTGCATACACCATCTATGCAACCAGCAAGCTTACCAACGGAAAAGCATCCTCTGCAATGAAACTCACTGCAGACCTGAACTCCAAGTACAACGTGTATGGAACAGTCCTTGATGTAAAGTACCCGAATGACTACTACGCAGTCAAGCTCTCCGATGCTGAGTACGCAACTGTGTCTGTCTCTCTGAAACAACCATTCCTGTCGGCAAACCCGTCCGGAACTGTTGTTGCAAAGGGTGACAAGATCTACATCCGCGGTAACGCAGAAGGAAACCCGAACTCTCTCTATCTCTACATGTTCGGTCCGAACTACTACGAGAAGTACTCCGTCTCCGTTGAGACTGACGGAAGCTACGAGAAGAAGATCGAGATCCCGAGCAGCCTTGCATCCAACCAGTACTTCGTCGTTGTCCAGCATCCGATGTACAACGGCCAGTTTGATGCATACGAAGAAAACGGCGTATTCAAGATCCGTAACACCACCACCGGCGGTTCCCAGCAGGGTTCCTTCGTGGTGACCGGTGCAAACAAGCTCCAGGGCTCCCAGGCAGCAGATGCACTGACCAAGATGATTGACTCCTCAAACATCGATGATATCTACACCAAGCTCACCTTCAACGTTGAAGAGGCATGGATCAGAATCAACGCCGTCGGTGACCAGGCAACAGGAACGAAATTCACCATTTCCGGTACCACCAACCTTGCGGTTGATGATCAGGTCCTGGTAGAAGTCAAGTCCTCCAGCTTCGACGTTACAGACAAATCCTCCACCTCCATGACTTCCGGTGTCTCTCAGGCAGTCAAAGTCGTGAAGGGTGACGGAACTGACAACGTATGGTCTGTTGAGATCGACTCGACCAACTGGAAACTTGATGAGTACACGGTGATTGCATCCGGTATTGAGGCAGATGTTTCCACAACGCAGAACTTCAACCTCGTTGAGAAAGTCGTGACCCCGACTCCGACCGCAACTGCAACCGGAGCAACTCCGACCACCACCACTGCACCTGCAACGACTACTCCGACCCAGACTCCGGGATTCGGCGCATTTGTTGCACTCGCAGGACTTGGTGCAGTCGCACTTCTCGTACTCCGCCGCAACTAA